Proteins encoded together in one Planctomyces sp. SH-PL14 window:
- a CDS encoding PQQ-dependent sugar dehydrogenase: MLRSSWLGVLLWCLAAGLVAPASGDEKPAAPTEDDYYPITRFETPEGPVLEAGAFQLMPDGRMAVSTRRGEIWMISDPLAKEVKASQFKRFAHGLHEVLGLAEKDGWLYVTQRCDVSRLKDTNGDGAADVFEVVNDGWEINGDYHEYGFGSKFDKDGNLWVVLCLTGSFSSEVKYRGWGLRITPDGKLIPSTSGIRSPGGIGFNATGDLFYTDNQGPWNGTCELKLLEPGKFVGHPGGFKWYDLPEAQAAMGKKPQEPVSGSRFATEAKKIPEYLPPVILFPYAKMGQSASGVACDTTGKFGPFRNQMFVGDQTFSTVMRCYLEKVNGRYQGACFNFRSGIGSGTLPIEFTPDGSMFVGGTNRGWGSRGNKPFSIERIGWTGKVPFEIQEMRAKPDGFELVFTQPVDPATAGNIASYKLQTYTYIFQASYGSPEVDHTEPTIESATVSGDGKSVTLKVKGLMEGHVHELHSEGVRSKENLPLLHPEAYYTMMQIPAS, from the coding sequence ATGCTCCGCTCGTCCTGGCTGGGAGTGCTGTTGTGGTGTCTCGCCGCCGGTCTCGTCGCCCCAGCCTCCGGAGACGAGAAACCCGCAGCACCAACCGAGGATGACTACTACCCGATCACCCGCTTCGAAACGCCCGAAGGCCCCGTCCTGGAAGCAGGCGCCTTCCAGCTCATGCCGGACGGACGGATGGCGGTCTCAACCCGCCGCGGCGAGATCTGGATGATCTCCGATCCACTCGCCAAAGAGGTCAAAGCCAGCCAGTTCAAGCGGTTCGCCCACGGCCTGCATGAAGTCCTCGGCCTCGCGGAGAAAGACGGCTGGCTCTACGTCACCCAGCGGTGCGACGTCTCCCGGCTCAAAGACACCAACGGCGACGGCGCGGCCGACGTCTTCGAAGTCGTCAACGACGGCTGGGAGATCAATGGCGACTACCACGAATACGGCTTCGGCTCCAAGTTCGACAAGGACGGCAACCTGTGGGTCGTCCTCTGCCTCACCGGCTCATTCAGCAGCGAGGTCAAGTACCGCGGCTGGGGCCTGCGGATCACGCCGGACGGAAAACTGATCCCCTCGACCAGCGGCATCCGCTCACCGGGCGGGATCGGCTTCAACGCCACCGGAGACCTCTTCTACACCGACAACCAGGGCCCCTGGAACGGGACCTGCGAACTGAAACTCCTGGAGCCCGGCAAGTTCGTCGGCCACCCGGGGGGCTTCAAATGGTACGACCTCCCCGAAGCCCAGGCGGCGATGGGCAAGAAGCCGCAGGAACCGGTGAGCGGCAGCCGCTTCGCCACCGAAGCCAAGAAGATCCCCGAATACCTCCCGCCCGTGATCCTCTTCCCGTACGCAAAAATGGGACAGTCGGCGAGCGGCGTCGCCTGCGACACCACGGGGAAGTTCGGTCCGTTCCGGAACCAGATGTTCGTCGGCGACCAGACCTTCAGCACCGTTATGCGGTGTTACCTCGAGAAGGTGAACGGCCGCTACCAGGGAGCGTGCTTCAACTTCCGGAGCGGGATCGGGTCGGGCACGCTGCCGATCGAATTCACGCCGGACGGTTCGATGTTCGTCGGCGGCACGAACCGCGGCTGGGGGTCGCGAGGGAACAAGCCGTTCAGCATCGAGCGGATCGGCTGGACCGGTAAGGTCCCCTTCGAGATCCAGGAGATGCGGGCCAAGCCGGACGGCTTCGAGCTCGTCTTCACGCAACCGGTCGATCCGGCGACCGCGGGCAACATCGCCTCCTACAAGCTCCAGACCTATACCTACATCTTCCAGGCCAGCTACGGCAGCCCGGAAGTCGATCACACCGAGCCGACGATCGAAAGCGCGACCGTCAGCGGCGATGGAAAGAGCGTGACGCTCAAGGTGAAGGGGCTGATGGAAGGGCACGTCCACGAGCTGCACTCCGAGGGAGTCCGCTCGAAGGAGAATCTCCCGCTCCTGCATCCCGAGGCGTACTACACGATGATGCAGATTCCGGCGTCATGA
- the hpnE gene encoding hydroxysqualene dehydroxylase HpnE, which produces MSGMQDVIIIGGGLAGLAAATALAEQGLRPLLLESRDRLGGRASSFEDARQGETIDNCQHVSMGCCTALAQWCRSVGIADLFRVEPELTFIGPEGQQCRFSADRLPAPFHLTRAFARLTYFSWGERFRLALGLRKLARTPAETLRGRSFLTWLQENGQGPRLQERFWHVVLVSAISETLDQIDAAHARKVFVDGFLANRRAWEVHIPQVPLGDLYGPRVQSRLAALGGEVRLLAGVERVELAGEGEAAGITLRNGERLEARDIVAAVPHHRVLDLLPESVAASPFFSRIARIESAPIASVHLWFDRPITDLPHATLIGTLSQWVFRRPSEESPPAVSAQSNEGTEAEGNGPRGAYYQVVISASRGVREQGQEATIAAVVEELSRVWPVARGARLLHGRVVIEQKAVFSARPGIDELRPPQTTPISGLHLAGDWTHTGWPSTMEGAVRSGYLAAESILRRRGAPRSILPPDLPVEPLARWAFGL; this is translated from the coding sequence ATGAGCGGCATGCAGGACGTCATCATCATCGGCGGCGGACTGGCGGGACTCGCCGCCGCGACCGCGCTCGCCGAGCAGGGGCTGCGGCCGCTGTTGCTCGAATCCCGCGACCGGCTTGGCGGCCGGGCGAGTTCATTCGAGGACGCCCGGCAGGGCGAGACGATCGACAACTGCCAGCACGTCAGCATGGGCTGCTGCACGGCCCTGGCCCAGTGGTGCCGGAGCGTCGGGATCGCGGACCTGTTCCGCGTCGAGCCGGAGCTGACGTTCATCGGCCCCGAGGGACAGCAGTGCCGGTTCTCGGCCGACCGACTTCCGGCGCCGTTTCATCTCACGCGGGCCTTTGCCCGTCTGACCTACTTCTCGTGGGGGGAGCGGTTCCGCCTCGCGCTCGGCCTGCGAAAGCTCGCGAGGACGCCCGCTGAAACGCTCCGAGGACGCTCGTTCCTCACATGGTTGCAAGAGAACGGCCAGGGACCGCGGCTGCAGGAGCGGTTCTGGCACGTCGTTCTCGTCAGCGCCATCAGCGAGACGCTGGACCAGATCGACGCGGCCCACGCCCGCAAGGTCTTCGTCGACGGCTTCCTCGCCAACCGCCGCGCCTGGGAAGTCCACATCCCGCAGGTTCCTCTCGGCGACCTCTACGGCCCGCGCGTCCAGTCGCGGCTCGCGGCCCTCGGCGGCGAGGTCCGGCTGCTCGCGGGAGTCGAGCGCGTGGAACTGGCCGGGGAGGGGGAAGCCGCGGGGATCACGCTTCGGAACGGCGAGCGGCTGGAGGCCCGCGACATCGTGGCGGCCGTTCCGCATCACCGCGTTCTCGACCTGCTGCCGGAGTCTGTTGCCGCCAGCCCGTTCTTCTCGCGGATCGCGCGGATCGAGAGTGCCCCGATCGCCAGCGTCCACCTCTGGTTCGACCGGCCGATCACCGATCTCCCGCACGCGACGCTGATCGGGACGCTATCGCAGTGGGTTTTCCGGAGACCGTCGGAGGAAAGTCCACCGGCGGTTTCGGCGCAGTCGAACGAGGGAACGGAGGCCGAGGGCAACGGACCGCGCGGCGCTTACTATCAGGTCGTCATCAGCGCCAGCCGCGGCGTGCGGGAGCAGGGGCAGGAGGCGACGATCGCCGCGGTGGTCGAGGAATTGTCGCGAGTCTGGCCCGTCGCCCGCGGGGCGCGGCTGCTCCATGGCCGCGTCGTCATCGAGCAGAAGGCGGTCTTCTCGGCCCGGCCGGGGATCGACGAGCTCCGGCCGCCGCAGACGACGCCGATCTCGGGCCTGCACCTCGCGGGGGATTGGACGCACACCGGGTGGCCGTCGACGATGGAGGGGGCGGTCCGGAGCGGCTATCTGGCAGCCGAGAGTATTCTTCGCCGCCGCGGTGCGCCGCGGTCGATCCTGCCGCCGGATCTCCCGGTGGAGCCGCTGGCCCGCTGGGCGTTCGGCCTCTGA
- a CDS encoding efflux RND transporter periplasmic adaptor subunit produces MPSVRSLSSVFAGLAIGFGVIPVGFAQAQDTPIPSATTKAADPKEAVVDRAPLVLRDPTSYQVPLHLAPFREITLASPLDTTVTSILMKLGDQAASQAEVLRLDTKLLQLAVTRAQAALRAAEAEVAAVTGPAKEAAEARVQVAKADFDIAELRVQQASIKAPFAGRVVKLHVAEGEYVRAGQALATIIDSSQLVAELPVDRRAQKAGDNVAVKIEDQPAQMKLATVLPLTPEMDKIRELFLAVGTGRATIDNASGKFQAGQTVYSPLIPRFPVVEVSTATLANGDDGSRKVQVVRDGIVRDIKVQTLGQIGDDRIFISGDFGPKDELIVKSSIPLVDGNRLTPRGGVAAGTVARSPGTTPAAAPSAAPPNSALPPGATTPTSKPKTNF; encoded by the coding sequence ATGCCGTCCGTCAGGTCGCTGTCGTCCGTGTTTGCCGGGCTCGCAATCGGTTTCGGCGTGATCCCTGTCGGGTTTGCCCAAGCCCAGGACACTCCCATTCCCTCGGCCACCACAAAGGCCGCGGACCCCAAGGAGGCGGTCGTCGACCGGGCTCCGCTCGTCCTCCGCGATCCGACCTCGTATCAGGTCCCGCTCCATCTGGCGCCGTTCCGCGAAATCACGCTCGCTTCGCCGCTCGATACGACCGTGACGTCGATCCTCATGAAGCTGGGCGACCAGGCGGCCTCGCAGGCGGAAGTCCTGCGGCTCGACACCAAGCTCCTGCAGCTCGCCGTGACGCGGGCCCAGGCGGCGCTCCGCGCCGCGGAAGCGGAAGTCGCCGCGGTCACCGGACCGGCCAAGGAGGCGGCCGAGGCTCGCGTTCAGGTCGCCAAAGCGGACTTCGACATCGCCGAACTGCGGGTGCAGCAGGCGTCGATCAAGGCCCCCTTCGCCGGACGGGTCGTGAAGCTTCACGTCGCGGAAGGGGAATACGTCCGGGCCGGCCAGGCGCTGGCGACGATCATCGACAGTTCGCAGCTCGTTGCGGAGCTGCCGGTCGACCGTCGGGCTCAGAAGGCCGGGGACAACGTGGCGGTCAAGATCGAGGACCAGCCGGCCCAGATGAAGCTGGCGACGGTCCTTCCCCTGACGCCCGAAATGGACAAGATCCGCGAGTTGTTCCTGGCGGTCGGAACCGGCCGGGCGACGATCGACAATGCCTCCGGAAAGTTCCAGGCGGGGCAAACGGTCTACAGCCCGCTGATCCCGCGGTTCCCGGTGGTCGAGGTCTCGACGGCGACGCTGGCGAACGGTGACGACGGCAGCCGGAAGGTCCAGGTGGTCCGCGACGGCATCGTTCGCGACATCAAGGTCCAGACGCTGGGGCAGATCGGCGATGACCGGATCTTCATCAGCGGGGATTTCGGTCCCAAGGACGAGCTGATCGTCAAGAGTTCGATTCCGCTGGTCGACGGCAACCGTCTGACGCCGCGCGGCGGCGTGGCGGCGGGAACCGTCGCTCGTTCGCCTGGTACGACGCCGGCGGCGGCTCCGTCGGCCGCTCCTCCGAACTCGGCGCTTCCTCCGGGCGCGACGACGCCGACTAGCAAGCCGAAGACGAACTTCTGA
- a CDS encoding M28 family metallopeptidase, with product MIPSPRHAICLTTAVFFAASLAAALPSLAADESAAPIPVPSTITASDVRPHIEFLAHPDRMGRQGAGLAAAADYIENWFRDHKLAPLFEGSYRQAIPDGQTPAGALGTNLGAVIPGSDPAVRDEIILITAHYDHLGKRNGVIYPGADDNASSVAMLLESARQIAAMPVKPRRTVAFVAFDLEERLLHGSRWFAAHPPWDIHRIRLFITADLIGRSLGNLELPAVFVMGSERSTKAREILDRLQPPAGLEVARLGADLVGTRSDYGPFRDFRIPFLFFSTGEHPDYHTPRDTPDRIDYPKCASISNVILTTALEAANADAAPVWIRDPAPDIEEVKALARVTRLLLDADGAGTPRLSDLQRAFIEQVHAKTSFMARRGTVTAEERVWVVRAAQWLMISVF from the coding sequence ATGATCCCTTCGCCTCGCCATGCGATTTGTCTGACGACCGCCGTTTTCTTCGCTGCCTCGCTCGCGGCGGCCCTTCCATCACTCGCCGCGGACGAGTCGGCCGCACCGATCCCCGTCCCCTCGACGATCACGGCCTCGGATGTCCGGCCGCATATCGAGTTCCTCGCCCATCCCGACCGGATGGGACGCCAGGGAGCAGGACTGGCCGCGGCGGCGGATTACATCGAAAACTGGTTCCGCGACCACAAACTCGCCCCGCTGTTCGAAGGGAGCTATCGGCAAGCCATTCCCGACGGCCAGACCCCGGCGGGCGCCCTGGGGACCAACCTCGGTGCCGTCATCCCCGGCAGCGACCCGGCGGTCCGCGACGAGATCATCCTGATCACGGCCCACTACGATCACCTGGGGAAGCGAAACGGCGTGATCTACCCCGGCGCCGACGACAACGCCAGCTCCGTGGCGATGCTCCTCGAATCGGCCCGGCAGATCGCCGCGATGCCGGTCAAGCCGCGTCGAACGGTGGCGTTCGTCGCCTTCGATCTCGAGGAACGTCTGCTCCACGGCTCGCGGTGGTTCGCCGCTCATCCGCCTTGGGACATCCACCGCATCCGCCTGTTCATCACGGCCGACCTCATCGGCCGGTCCCTCGGCAATCTCGAACTCCCCGCGGTCTTCGTCATGGGGAGCGAACGGTCGACAAAGGCGCGGGAGATCCTCGATCGTCTCCAGCCTCCCGCCGGCCTCGAAGTCGCCCGCCTGGGGGCCGATCTCGTCGGCACCCGCAGCGACTACGGTCCGTTCCGGGACTTCCGGATCCCGTTCCTGTTCTTCTCGACGGGAGAGCATCCGGACTACCACACGCCGCGCGACACGCCGGACCGGATCGACTATCCCAAGTGCGCGAGCATCTCCAACGTGATCCTGACGACGGCCCTGGAAGCGGCGAACGCGGACGCGGCCCCCGTCTGGATCCGCGATCCCGCGCCCGATATCGAGGAGGTGAAGGCCCTGGCCCGCGTGACGCGGCTGCTGCTCGACGCCGACGGAGCCGGCACACCCCGGCTGTCCGATCTTCAGCGGGCGTTCATCGAGCAGGTTCACGCCAAGACGTCGTTCATGGCCCGTCGCGGCACGGTGACGGCGGAGGAGCGGGTCTGGGTCGTCCGGGCGGCCCAGTGGCTCATGATCTCCGTGTTCTGA
- a CDS encoding MarR family winged helix-turn-helix transcriptional regulator, translating into MAHSSHDRSGVPFDSPEQEVFLNLWRTYDTLKALEERVFGDYDLSAQQYNALRILQSAYPGKLPTLAIGRLLISRGPDITRMLDRLEARSLIVRERRSENRRVVEVSITPTGLELLEEMLEPVRQMHSEQLGHLTPDQQRRLIELLKAARRPHEPAHHGEESPTGDVPIG; encoded by the coding sequence ATGGCCCACAGCTCCCATGACCGATCCGGCGTCCCGTTCGACTCCCCCGAACAGGAAGTCTTCCTGAACCTGTGGCGGACGTACGACACGCTCAAAGCCCTCGAAGAACGTGTCTTCGGCGACTACGACCTCTCGGCCCAGCAGTATAACGCCCTGCGGATCCTGCAATCGGCCTACCCCGGGAAGCTCCCCACGCTGGCGATCGGGCGTCTCCTGATCTCCCGCGGTCCGGACATCACCCGGATGCTCGACCGGCTCGAAGCCCGGAGCCTGATCGTCCGCGAACGCCGGAGCGAAAACCGCCGCGTGGTTGAGGTGTCGATCACCCCCACCGGACTGGAACTCCTCGAAGAAATGCTCGAGCCGGTCCGCCAGATGCATTCGGAACAACTCGGCCACCTGACTCCCGACCAGCAGCGTCGGCTGATCGAACTGCTCAAGGCCGCCCGCCGCCCGCACGAGCCGGCACACCACGGCGAAGAGAGTCCTACCGGCGACGTACCGATCGGTTAA
- a CDS encoding SDR family NAD(P)-dependent oxidoreductase, producing MKLSGRNILITGASRGIGRGCAIALAEQGANIGINYRSQAAEAEETAAIVRKHGGKAELYQVDVSDQPAVEKMVESFAKDFGSVDGFISNAVYSDREVMIKADMAGFRKTIDVSMWGAFYGVRAAAQKMVAQGKGGSIIVVSSPHGKIPVPTAMAYNMAKAAIDHMARTAAIELAQYRIRVNIIHPGWIDTPGERKFFSDQQLAEGAANIPWKRMGTAEEMGRLATFMMSDDCDYMTGSTVLMDGGISLPWWSKREEGKQ from the coding sequence ATGAAACTCTCCGGACGCAACATCCTCATCACCGGCGCCTCCCGCGGCATCGGCCGCGGCTGCGCCATCGCCCTCGCGGAACAAGGGGCCAACATCGGGATCAACTACCGCTCCCAGGCCGCCGAAGCTGAAGAGACCGCCGCCATCGTCCGCAAGCACGGCGGCAAGGCCGAGCTCTACCAGGTCGACGTCTCCGACCAGCCCGCCGTCGAAAAGATGGTCGAGTCCTTCGCCAAAGACTTCGGCAGCGTCGACGGCTTCATCTCGAACGCCGTCTACAGCGACCGCGAAGTCATGATCAAGGCCGACATGGCCGGCTTCCGCAAGACGATCGACGTCTCCATGTGGGGCGCCTTCTACGGAGTGCGGGCCGCCGCGCAGAAGATGGTCGCCCAGGGGAAGGGGGGCTCGATCATCGTCGTCAGCTCGCCGCACGGAAAGATCCCCGTCCCGACCGCCATGGCCTACAACATGGCCAAGGCGGCCATCGACCACATGGCCCGCACGGCCGCGATCGAACTCGCCCAGTACCGCATCCGCGTCAACATCATCCATCCGGGCTGGATCGACACTCCCGGCGAACGGAAGTTCTTCTCCGACCAGCAGCTCGCCGAAGGGGCCGCCAACATCCCCTGGAAGCGGATGGGGACGGCGGAAGAAATGGGGCGGCTGGCGACCTTCATGATGTCGGACGACTGCGACTACATGACCGGCAGCACGGTCCTCATGGACGGCGGCATCAGCCTCCCGTGGTGGTCCAAGCGGGAAGAAGGAAAGCAGTAG
- a CDS encoding DUF1559 domain-containing protein, giving the protein MKRHGFTLIELLVVIAVIAVLVAILLPAVQQAREAGRRATCLNNIKQLGLAIHNYHETYKVLPYGSGYRLRYGTAMNAPNMGGAQHSWVELILPYIEQENTYKKLDFKLANVDPANVPHLANKQFSVLRCPSNPFALTNKRRDNADFVDSGTGTPGLYYPAVAGSIEIEPGTLSPDCGCRSTAVTGASNCFCNTDNPMANGDRYRSRDSEWFPINKIPGAFNRGVTRITLEDIIDGTSNVLLLGERNAEECSTGGAFSWNCPVLFTGQKINSPTRTNVPTDTWRNCGASSYHVGGAHFCFADGSVKFLSDSLDHRVYVYLGDKSDQNIVQVPD; this is encoded by the coding sequence ATGAAGAGGCACGGGTTCACGTTGATTGAGCTGCTGGTGGTGATCGCGGTGATCGCGGTCCTCGTTGCGATCCTCCTTCCGGCGGTTCAGCAGGCCCGTGAGGCGGGACGCCGGGCGACGTGCCTCAACAACATCAAGCAGCTCGGGCTGGCAATCCACAACTACCATGAGACCTACAAGGTCCTGCCCTACGGCAGCGGCTACCGGCTCCGGTACGGGACGGCGATGAACGCGCCGAACATGGGGGGTGCGCAGCACAGCTGGGTCGAACTGATCCTGCCGTACATCGAGCAGGAAAACACCTACAAGAAGCTCGATTTCAAGCTGGCCAACGTCGACCCGGCCAACGTCCCGCATCTGGCCAACAAGCAGTTCTCCGTGCTGCGTTGCCCCTCGAATCCCTTCGCGCTGACGAACAAGCGGCGGGACAACGCCGACTTCGTCGACTCCGGGACGGGGACGCCGGGGCTGTACTATCCGGCCGTCGCGGGATCGATCGAAATCGAGCCCGGCACGCTCTCGCCGGATTGCGGCTGTCGGTCAACCGCCGTGACCGGCGCCTCAAACTGCTTCTGCAACACGGACAACCCGATGGCCAACGGGGACCGGTATCGGTCACGAGACTCGGAATGGTTCCCGATCAACAAGATCCCGGGGGCGTTTAACCGCGGCGTGACCCGCATCACTCTCGAAGACATCATCGACGGAACCAGCAACGTGCTGCTCCTGGGCGAGCGGAATGCCGAGGAGTGCTCGACCGGTGGGGCGTTCAGCTGGAATTGCCCCGTGCTGTTCACGGGGCAGAAGATCAACAGTCCCACGCGGACCAACGTTCCAACGGACACGTGGCGGAACTGCGGGGCGTCGAGCTATCACGTCGGGGGCGCGCACTTCTGCTTCGCTGACGGCTCGGTCAAGTTCCTCTCGGACTCGCTCGACCACCGGGTTTACGTCTACCTCGGCGACAAGTCGGACCAGAACATCGTCCAGGTTCCGGACTGA
- the folK gene encoding 2-amino-4-hydroxy-6-hydroxymethyldihydropteridine diphosphokinase codes for MASSSPPPPPGALHDALLLLGSNIRPAECLPAARRLLERLGRVVRASRVWESPPVGFADQANFCNGAIHLQTALTPAELKERLREIEATLGRVRDPDNRNAPRTIDLDIGLYDDWVSREAGLTIPDPDIATRAFVAIPLAEIAPDTRHPVTGRRLADIAADLENDAGLQPRADILL; via the coding sequence ATGGCGAGTAGCTCCCCCCCGCCCCCCCCCGGCGCGCTGCATGACGCTCTTCTGCTGCTGGGGTCGAACATCCGTCCCGCGGAGTGTCTTCCCGCGGCGCGGAGGCTTCTGGAGCGGCTGGGCCGCGTGGTCCGGGCGTCGCGCGTCTGGGAGTCCCCTCCCGTCGGGTTCGCGGACCAGGCCAACTTCTGCAACGGGGCCATTCACCTGCAGACGGCGCTGACGCCGGCTGAACTGAAAGAGCGGCTGCGGGAGATCGAGGCGACCCTCGGTCGCGTTCGCGATCCCGACAACCGGAACGCCCCGCGGACGATCGATCTCGACATCGGCCTTTATGACGACTGGGTCTCTCGCGAGGCGGGCCTGACGATCCCCGACCCAGACATCGCGACGCGAGCGTTCGTGGCGATCCCGCTGGCCGAGATCGCTCCCGACACGCGGCACCCGGTGACGGGGCGGCGGCTTGCGGACATTGCCGCCGATCTGGAGAACGATGCGGGGCTGCAGCCGCGGGCCGACATCCTGCTTTGA